One Excalfactoria chinensis isolate bCotChi1 chromosome 19, bCotChi1.hap2, whole genome shotgun sequence genomic window carries:
- the LOC140260827 gene encoding uncharacterized protein — translation MAFSSRFAFWEQKVKDEDKALAVKRPGKEDGAPESPSPNAAKDAAPAPPKPDPPKSPDPPAGSTKSPEPVLNGATNGPEGPGAGSEAQGDDGQGLSRRKVVRVVRKVVRKVLPGDDAGEVKPPEPVPPPRKEEMVPPAPPPPPPPAKPSGPAKPEPKDEISAGLTTLMAKGKTKEHRARVRPGDRREEKSPEPAAGDAKPAASLAAKATPEPPARPSGGKAEPAKASAPKPTALERHKVACVHTAWVP, via the exons ATGGCCTTCTCGTCCCGCTTTGCGTTCTGGGAGCAGAAGG TTAAGGACGAGGACAAAGCCTTAGCTGTGAAAAGACCCGGGAAGGAGGACGGGGCT CCAGAGAGCCCAAGCCCAAATGCTGCGAAGGATGCAGCTCCTGCACCCCCAAAGCCCGACCCCCCGAAGAGCCCCGACCCACCCGCAGGGAGCACGAAGAGCCCAGAACCGGTGCTGAATGGGGCCACCAATGGGCCTGAGGGTCCCGGGGCGGGCAGCGAGGCACAGGGGGATGATGGGCAGGGGCTGTCCCGCCGCAAAGTGGTGCGGGTGGTGCGGAAGGTGGTGCGTAAAGTCCTGCCAGGCGATGATGCTGGTGAGGTGAAGCCCCCCGAGCCCGTGCCACCCCCCAGAAAAGAGGAGATGGTCCCTCCCGCACCACCCCCTCCGCCACCCCCAGCCAAGCCGTCTGGTCCTGCCAAGCCAGAGCCCAAAGATGAGATCTCAGCGGGGCTCACAACCCTCATGGCCAAGGGGAAAACCAAAGAGCACCGGGCGCGGGTCCGGCCAGGGGACAGGCGGGAGGAGAAGTCCCCTGAGCCGGCTGCGGGCGATGCAAAGCCGGCTGCGTCCCTGGCTGCCAAAGCCACACCAGAGCCTCCAGCACGGCCTTCGGGAGGGAAAGCGGAGCCTGCAAAGGCATCCGCCCCAAAACCCACCGCCCTGGAAAGGCACAAGGTAGCGTGTGTGCATACAGCATGGGTACCCTAA